TCTCTGCAGTGCCGGCCTGAGCAAATCCATCAGTGCCAGCATCACCTGCTGCATTCGCTGCCCATCACAAGGCAAGAAGGTGCCTGGGCAAGAAGGTGCCCACTCTGAGGGGATTCCCccctctgcccacagccccttcccatGAAAGCTACACCACGGTGCCTTCCTCCTCTGACTGACTCATACCGAGACAATGGTCTCGCTGGTGTGACGGCAGATTTTGCAATGGGTTTTAGTGAAGTATTTACAAGTTCCAAAGCAGGCTCCTTGCACAAGGAGTGTGGCCTGGCAGCTGGTTGGGCTTTTCATTGACATTCTTGCAACTCCACCGATTGCAGCACAGGCACTGTGGAAAACATTTGGACATCAGAAATGCCACATTAATTATCTCTTAATTGATACCTCCACTTGGGGACAAATGAAAGCGGAACAtctctcctgccctgggagcctgCCACTTACAGATTTACAGCTAAAAATACCGCGGCAGTCCCGTGGCTAATCAACTTCACTGCTTACTCTGGGTGAGATTATAAAATTGTCTCAGTGCGAGCAGCGAGGGaccagctgcagcacctggatGCAGACAGCATTAATgctgtgcagcatccccagtgcCCAGGCGAGGGGCACCTCGCCTCAGGGCAGTCTCAGGGCCCCACAGTTGGGTTTCTCCAGACTAGGATCCAGCCAGAGTGCACTTTCCTGCCCATCACTAcaggctgcagagagaaaacCTCATCCCTGTGCCTTTTAAGAGTCCTTAAGTGCCCAGTGTGTTTCCTTGTAGTGTAACATTTCCAGCGAGCTTGGGAATCACGCTTGATGCTTCAAACAGTGCAGTGCTCTTCTGCACCTACAACACTTCCCAAAGGatctctccccaccccagctccttATAGGAATCCACACAGAAGCCAAATTGCCACAGTGACCTCAGTTTAAGTTATcatcatctttattttcttcacatatGTGCAAACAGAGGAGATCGCAATGGTGGtgttcttaaaaataacaaaatgtatttgcatACATTTCCCTATGTACAGGTGAACAGCCACAAGTAGTCTTCTTTTGCACAGCAAAAGATCTAGAGCATTGAGACCGGGGACAGGACTGGGGCCCAAAAAAATGGTCTAACttaaaaacagtaataaaaaaacccccaacttcACAACAGTGCAAACCTCTTGGACACGACAGCACGATGGAGTGATTTTAATGGAGAAAACGGCGGGGGGGGCCTCTCGGATGTGAGATTTCTGACTGTAAACAAGGCGCAACACCTCCCTCCCGCCGCCCTCCCCGGGGAAAGCTATTCCAGGAATTTGGCAGATCTTCAAGGGCTGAGCCGGAGGTAAACAGCCCGCGGCCGCCTCCCCTCCTCGGGCTGCGGCGAGGGGTCCGGCTCCGGCGGCCACCGGCACGGGAGGGGCGGCCGCTCCCCGGGATGCTGAGGGACGCGGGGGCACCGCGGGGAACCGGCGCGACCGCGAATTCCCCGAGGGGCCTCGGCGGGGCCGGAGGGGTCCGGTGCCCCGGTGGGGCCGTGCACGCCCGGAAGGGACGGTGCACTCCAAGACAGGCCGGAAGGAACCCGGTGCGCCCCGGCGGGGCCGCGCATTCCCGGAGGGAACCCGGTGCGCCCCTGCGGCGCCGCTCATGCCCGGAAGGGACCGTGCATTCCCGGAGGGAACCCGGTGCGCCCCGCTGGGGCCGTGCACTCCCGGAGGGGTCAGAAGGAACTCGGTGCGCCCCGGCGGCACCGTGCACGCCCGTACGGGCTCGAGTGCTCAGCCGGTCTCGGGGTCGCCGGGGGGCGGCTGCTCGGCGTCGCTgccgggcggggcggccccgTCCGTGCCGCCGCTCTCCAGGGAGGACTCGCTGCCCGTGCTTTCCCCGGAAAGCAGGCGGCGGACGCGCAGGTCGGCGCGCAGCGAGCGCAGGTCGTTGCCCAGGCTGAGCTCGCCCAGGTCGCGGAGGAGctggcccagctctgggctctcgCCGCGGCCGGTGCTGGGGCGCAGCAGCTCGCCCTCGGGCTCGCCCAGCGCTTCCAGGATGTCTTCGCAGTCGCAGTGCATGGCCCTCTCTTCCTGCTCCTCGCCCAGTAGGTCCTCCGTGATGGAGCCCAGCTTGGGCGCGCTGCGGCTCCGCTCTACCGGCGGCTTGTAGCAGCACTGCCCGTTGAGCAGCTTGCGCAGCGGCACCAGCGGGATGCTCTGCTCgcccaccagctgctgctgctggtgccgcGCGTCGTCCCGCTTCTTCAGCCGGCGGAACTCGGCCAGTGCCGTGGCCGAAGTCTGGTagagcagcagggccatggccTTCGCCTTCTCGGGCTTGGAGACCAGCACGGCGTGGCAGCGCAGCATCACCGCCTTGTGCTTCAGCTCGTGGCGGTAGATCCAGGCGAAGACACGGGGCAGGCGCGGGTCGGCCACGCAGTAGGTGACCCGGTGCAGCAGGTAGAGGTGGCCGGGCCGGCGAAGTCCCTTGTCCTCGGCGTGGGCCATGCGGATGCCCTGCGCGCTGATGGTCAGCTTCATCTTGGTGCCCTGCCGGCCCGCCTCGCTCTTGCTCCAAATCTTGCAGACGGCCAGGTCGGTGCAGCCCTCACCTTTGGACTGGATGGTAGTGGCGTTGCCCAGGTAGAGCACAGTATACGTGGGGTCTTCGCTGGTGACGCGAAATTTCCGCCGCTTGGAGCGGAACATGCTGCCCACACGATGCAGGGCGCTCTCGGGGCAGGCGCGGGCCAGCGAGGTGAGGGCCGAGTAGTGCACGCTCACCGCGTACCCCTTGGGCTTGCTCTGCCGCCGCGCCTCGCCCGCCGCCAGCTCCACCTTGCTCCGCTTCCAGGGCAGCATGGCCCCGCGGAGCCGCGGCTAGGCGCCGCGCCGACGGCTCCGGGCGCGGGGGGGCAtgccacggcggcggcggctgggcTGCCCGCCCGCCTCACATCCTTGCGGGCGCCGGGCCGCCGCGGCCGTAGATATAGGCGGGCGCCGCGCTCCGCGGGCGCGGAGAGGGGAGGCTCCGCGCACCGAGGGCGGAGCGCCCGCTGCCCGGGCCCGCCGAGCCGGCGGCTCGCtgctcgccgcccgcccgccgccgccgctctgcgccgcccgccgcggcgccccggccccggccccagccccggccccgccgcgccgtGGGGCGGGCAGGGGCGGGCACGGGGCGGTGCCAGCCCGGCCGGGCGGCCCCCGTCCCCTCCCCGCCCGCAGCGGAGCGCGGCCTCCAGCGGGGGACGCTTGCCGGTGCCGCCGCAGCGCGGGAGAGCGGGGACCCCCGTGCGCCCCATCCCGCTGCTCACGGCCACGTGCGGAGCGTGGGTGCCACAGCGCTTCCTGCAGCTTTCGTCAGCACGGGCAGGGAGAATGGAGAGGGCACCGTGGGGGTCCTtctgcccaaaatccccttaAACTGATAAAAATCCCGACACCACTGCGGGACCCCACGCTCTGGGAGATGCCACGGCCGGGAGAGCCCCAAGCTCAGCCAGGGTGTGCCATGGACACGTCCCGCTCTTGCAACATGATCTTTCCTTTCGTTTGGTTAGTCCAGCTCTGAGACCTGAACGGCCTGCAGCAAATACTAGTTATTATGTATGAGTAATCCTTTGCTCTTTATTTATATGCAGCAGCCGAAGAACAAGAAGCTGTCTTGTAATTTCTTGTTGGGGTTGCTGAGTACACTCACAGACATAATGAGAAAGTTGGTCTCTGTGTTGTTACTGTAGCTTCTTGTGTCATGTGTCAGATCCTCGCCAGAAAGAATAGAAATTCCAGCGTTGCAGATAATGGCACTTCATCAGGGTTTGGATAAATGCTCGACAAAAGAGGGGCAATACATATGCGTGTAGTAAAATATGTAACCACTTGCCTAAATTATTTGACAAATAACTTCTAGAGTTTGGATCAATTAAACCAGTATGTAGTTATCGTTGTTATTGTTGTTCCTATTGTTATTAATTATATTACTATTATTACATCATGCCATCTAGCAGATTATTTGGGAATTGCAAGTAATCACAGTGACCAGCATCAAACTATTAAAAAGCAGTTGTCCATTTGCTTGTATTTCCAAAATCCCCCTCACTGGAGGGCGGTGTGGTCAGCACTATCCCTTGAGAgtgctcagctctcccagggGATGCCTGGCTGCAGCCATAGTTTCCAGAGGCCAGTGGTAGGTGTGGGTCAGTAACATGCTGCATTTCCTGTCTTCAGCAGCTCTAGCACAGCAGTTTGACAGTGTTAGGAAGGCTGTTGCTTGCCCTGAGAAGTGAATGTGTTAATGCTCCCATATTCCAATGAGGAAACTTTCAGTTGGAAACATGCATGGGCTGGGTGTGCACCCATCCATGCACACGAGCTGttgcacagccagggctggggcaaaCCAGCCAGGCCCCTCAACGTGAATACCAGCACCCACTGGGATGCACATTTGGgctcagcactgtgctgagcCAAGCCCTCTGCCTCACTACACCGGGACCTCACATGAGGGGCTGAGGTCTGCCCCGgccacagtgcccagcagcagctgctctggggggtCTCAGCTCTCAGCCCTGATACAAGCTGGGTGCCAGGCACCCTCTGGGCGCCCCCATGGTGCTGTCGGTGTGGggggcaggagaggctgtgtGCTATGCTGCAGTCTgtgtcagctcctgctggcctgCAGGACCATCCCACTGCATGGCAGGGAGAGAAAGACTTTGGTTTGTACAGCTGATTCATCTCCACATAGCATTCAATGTACTTTTGTCTTCTTTGTCTTGCGAGGTGAAAACAGAAGATGCTGCTATGCACATTAAATAAATCCAACAGCTTGAGGTGACATCTGACACACACGCATAGTATGGCACTCTTGAAGTGCCCGAAGATCTGCCTCCACCCTCAAGGTGTCCTGCTGAGCCACAGCTCCTCAGACCCACAGACCCACACCTGCCCCGTGCTCAGCAGCGACCTGCCTGAGCAGTGCCTGTGAGCTGCAAGGCTGAGAGCAGCCCCATCAGCTCCTCTGAGACGCGTGGGCACAGCCGTCTCTACGTGcgagggagctgctctgccaaaaccctgcctgcctccagctgtgggcagaggaACCTGTTCTGAGCCTTGGGCTGTGGCTCAGCAGGCAGGTGTTTGCTCCAGGTGGGATGGAGCAAGCAAGGAGGAGCGCACaccttcctgcagtgctgcctctggAGGGAGGTTAGAGCTGGGGGGCTGGTGCTGATACTCAGACACTTCTGATAACGATGCCTACAGAGCTGTTCGCAGAGTcatgctgggctctgccatCCCAGTTGAAGTGATCTGTGTTCAGGAACATAGACTCCAAATTTTCACAGCATGGCTTGTGCaggctgctgtgtcctgtggcTCTCCAACAGCCCTTGGGCATATTTGTCTGCAAACCCCAGTGGTGTGTAAGGTGAGGAGGGGCTCTGATCCCTGTGTCTTCGTCATGGCCTCCCCAGtcccaaggcagcagcactgccatttCTGCGTTGCATTCTTGGGATAGAGGTTTCCTTATCAGCATCTCAGAGACCCACTGGGGGCTCCACATGGTGgcttgggagcagcagcactgcagaataCCTGCCTCTGTACCACTTGGAAGTCCAGCAGTAGGGAAGGCACGTCCCTGCTCGAGAATGGAATCGTTGCCTCGGTTTCTCACCATGCTTGCTCACCAGTCGGTGTGCCAGACCATTGTAGCTTTCTTTGCTTCATTAATGGGCTCAGTTAATTCAGGACCAGCTCTTTCCTGCTATGTGGCAACTGCTTCAGTTCTGGGCACAGATGATTGCCACATGCTTCAGCAGCTGAAGAGCATGTTACAAATCATGGTGGTCTGTGATAGCAATTCCCACACAAAATGCTCTGAgttctgtgctgggctgaggagctgtgccacaggTTTTGGGTGAAgtctggcagcagggagcagcccagtTAAGTTTGGGACACCTGCTCCATGCTTGGGGCTGTTCCTATGGTGTTGGATATCTGTGTTTCATTGCTGGGAGGAGAAGCTGAGGCACAGTGAGAGCGGAGCCTGCCCTGTGGGACCAGGGCGTGCTGCCTCCTTCCCACTGAGCACGAGGCTCCCTCCTGGCCTTCAAGGCCAGCAGCACCCGTGATGTGTAGGGCTTGCATGCTGGGGGCTTATCTGCACGGCGCTGTAGCCTCGGGGGAGTGCAAGAGCCTGCTCTCTATTTATGCAATATCCCAGCAGCTACCGAGCATCACCTGCCTTCATGCACGCATGCAAATCCCGAGTGAGGCGTGGGAAAATCTGTAAGATACCATCTCTGCCCTGCGGCCCATAGCTGACAGCACAGTGAGTGCTGCACTTAGCCCTCGGCAGACCCCACTCCCTACCActccatccctctcctgccTTCGCCACTCCAGTCTGTTCTGGAACCCATGGTCACACCCCACCATGAATCTGTGGGTTCTGGGGTGCATGGTgtctctgggcacagctgtccAGCACCACTACTGGAGGGAACTGCCAGGCTGCCCATGCcggctgctctgtgcagtgtgGGGAGGTGCCAGGGTCTGTCTGACGGGAGAGGGTGAaaccctgcagggagcagccccactTCAGAGATGGGTTTTGtgcccagcagctggaattggaGCTGAAGCGGATCTCTGGTTGGGGAGAGTGGTGGGGAAAGTTGATATGACAAGACCAAAATAATTCACAGGAATGTACTGATTTTGTTAGTGTATGAAAACATGTCAGGCTTTCTCCCCCCAGGTAGCAATAGTACTTCTTGTGTCTCAGCAGCTAAGTGAGTGACACAGTCAGAATGAAACACTGCAAACTGGCATTTCACCACGTTCtaaaacaaagtatttcagAGTCTCTATAACTATGGAACATGTCAAAATTTTGACTCTTTGTTCTGAACTGGGACAAAGGAAATGCTGAACTGTCAGGTTTTTCCATGAAGCGGAAAGACTGAGCGACTCCTGAGCCTCAGAGGCCACTGGTGTTGGCAGGCAGGGTGCCATGGCCCCCAACCCCACCAGCCAACATCCAGGTCTGGCTAGCAGCAGGTCACCAGGAGTGTGGACAGCCTGAGGTGAGttggcagggcaggggacagcatgACCTGCTCAGGGAGAAGGGTCCTTAACAGCCTTTAATGGAAGCCGCATGCCacccctgctgccctcctgcctctctAAAGGGCAGCAGCACCCCATCCTGCAGCGGGagtgccctggcagggctcggggctgggagcacaggtGATGCCGGGCCGTGTGAGCACTGTGAGAGGTGCACGCATTGCCAGGCTGGATGCCCTGGGGGCACGCAGGGTGATGCCGTGCTGCTCAGGGTGCCGAAGACCGGCAGTAGCCCTGgggcccgggctctgctgctcGGCAGGGCCGTGCTGGTGCCGGCACACCTCTGCCGGTTGTTTTTCAGTCACCCAGAGCGGCACACCCCGCTTCCTGCACAGGCGGCCCCGGCGCTTCCTGCACCCGCTGCTATAATTAGAAGGGCAGTCGGTGTCCAAAGGAGCAGAGCCCTCCCTTGGGTGTCACGGCACCCTCGGggggggctggctgggtgggtTGGTGCTGGATATCCGTCTTCATAGCATGTTGCCAGTCAGGGGGCACAGAGGTGGTGTTGGGGCAGCATCCTCTGCTCAGCGCTGCATCCCGGGGGCTGCCGCATGGGACCATGTGTGGGGCAGCAGTGGGCAGCGCGGGTCAGacttcccagcagagctgacacaATGGCAGCTGCAGAAATCTCATCGGTTTCCCATCTGGTGCTCTGTGCCTTCAAAGAGACAGGCAGTTCTCTCTAATTAACTTTCCCCCATCCTGCCAGGCAAGGAGGTGATTTTATCTTCACAGGGCTGGTGGAAGAAGCGGAGTCTAAAAAACTCACCCGAGGGCCCCAGTGGGGTTGGTGCCTTCTCAGGGCTCAGCCTTGGCATGCAGCCCTGCTTCAGAGTTTCCTCAGCATGCTGCTCTTTCTAAAGAGGAGCAAGACCTTCACCAAAAGATGGGAAGCTTGCAGAACAAGCTCCCACTTTTCCTACAGTGCCAGCCCGCTTCTGAGTACAGCTGGAAAGAAGGGGGTTCAAGCAGCTGCAGTTGTGCACAGAGCAAAATTGTCTTGGTGTTCTttcagggctgctgtggagaTGGTTTCTTAATGTGTCTGCTTGTCAGGCTGAGGCTGGCAGTACCGCTGAATTGAGCATTGTGAACCTACATGAATAATGAATAGCCATCACATGAATATTTTAGAGATACGGTCCTGAGATCTCCCAGTGCTTCCttaaaggaaaatggagaaaaagttGTCCAGAAAGAACGATGTTTTCTTTAGGCAAAAATGCACTGTTATCACTGGCTTTTGaaaaagagctgctgctgctaaatAATTCTCAGGATATGCATCAAAAACTGGAGCAGTGGTTTGGCTCTGAGGCAGAAGAAGCTGGGAGAGAAGCCCAAGTCAATGATTACAATGTGCTGGAAGGACAGTAGGTTTTACTTTGTCTGTGCAATGGTTTTGTGAGAATTCCCAAAGTTGTGGCCACCTTCCaaagagccagcagtgctgggcactcagtgtttttcaaagaaatggTGAGAAGATTTGCGATGCACAGGGGTGCTTTCTGTCCCAGGACAACACCTCAGTCCAGCCCGAGTAACTCTGCCAGAGAGTTGAGTTGTACAAAGCCCAGCAGCAAAAACTGTGTTCGTTTTGCATGCTGTGGTAGCTACTGCATCATATGGGAATGGGCTGCAAATCAGCGGGTTTGTCATGCTTGACAGCAGCATGCCCCTTTCCTCCAAGCTctccttgcctggctgtgctcttgGCACGCACACTCTGGTGCCAAGCTgcctctgtgcagctcctgtgaCAGCATCTGTATCTCAGTGTCCCTTTTCACTGTGTGATTAATCCAGGCATAAATGTCTTCTAGGAGCAGCAGGCTGTCTTGTTCAGTCTTGCTCAGGTAGGCACAGCAGAGCAATGGGAGAGGGATGAGAAACATGGCAATTAGAAATATGCAATTACTACTCTAGCTCTGATGTTTTTGTCACTTGGATGGCCCAGTGCATCTCCTTCAGTACTGCTCTGCTCAAAGCGATCCTCATAGTGGTGCTGGCATAATCAGACAGAAATAATTCCTTGGTGTTGATGAAGTA
This Catharus ustulatus isolate bCatUst1 chromosome 10, bCatUst1.pri.v2, whole genome shotgun sequence DNA region includes the following protein-coding sequences:
- the FAM43A gene encoding protein FAM43A, which translates into the protein MLPWKRSKVELAAGEARRQSKPKGYAVSVHYSALTSLARACPESALHRVGSMFRSKRRKFRVTSEDPTYTVLYLGNATTIQSKGEGCTDLAVCKIWSKSEAGRQGTKMKLTISAQGIRMAHAEDKGLRRPGHLYLLHRVTYCVADPRLPRVFAWIYRHELKHKAVMLRCHAVLVSKPEKAKAMALLLYQTSATALAEFRRLKKRDDARHQQQQLVGEQSIPLVPLRKLLNGQCCYKPPVERSRSAPKLGSITEDLLGEEQEERAMHCDCEDILEALGEPEGELLRPSTGRGESPELGQLLRDLGELSLGNDLRSLRADLRVRRLLSGESTGSESSLESGGTDGAAPPGSDAEQPPPGDPETG